In Nitrospira sp., a single genomic region encodes these proteins:
- a CDS encoding site-specific integrase: MHGWEIAPEQPVVVTLREFVEKWKKGAKRDLAQRTYASYEQILDLYILPVFGDRDIKSLAWADVKSLLIEKQQQGYKHSRKGQERTIRRSYSSNTLRLIRATLSTILSEAADQGITSTNPLIGQRQRRRGGKSAVPEVRVLSWEHKQQFETKLDELEGAGQLSPSYSALLFLMLHTGLRPGEAQALKIGDIDFQSARLRIERSATVGGLVKGTKTGEPRWVDLGPKTLDRLRKHLTWVEAEAIAHERENEWLFPSETGTLLDDRHIARSMRSVLKKAELPAFSPYDLRHTYASLLLSQGVPLLYVAQQLGHAKPTITLRYYARWIPSGNANHVGLLERTPVRTPSRVSVEVSSSGVV; encoded by the coding sequence TTGCATGGGTGGGAAATTGCACCAGAACAGCCCGTGGTGGTAACGCTGCGGGAGTTTGTCGAGAAATGGAAGAAGGGAGCCAAGCGGGACCTGGCGCAGAGAACATACGCAAGCTATGAACAAATCCTCGATCTTTACATCCTGCCTGTGTTTGGGGACCGGGACATAAAATCGCTAGCGTGGGCTGATGTAAAGTCGCTGCTCATAGAGAAGCAGCAGCAAGGTTATAAGCACAGTAGAAAGGGACAAGAGAGAACTATCCGAAGGTCGTACAGTTCAAATACTCTCAGGTTAATTCGGGCTACGCTCTCAACCATTCTAAGCGAGGCTGCTGATCAAGGGATCACCTCAACAAATCCGCTCATCGGTCAGCGGCAGCGACGACGAGGAGGTAAATCAGCCGTGCCGGAAGTCCGAGTATTGAGTTGGGAACACAAGCAGCAGTTCGAGACCAAGCTGGATGAATTAGAGGGGGCGGGCCAGTTATCACCGTCGTATTCGGCACTATTGTTTTTGATGCTCCATACGGGACTACGTCCTGGAGAAGCGCAGGCTTTGAAAATAGGGGATATTGATTTTCAAAGCGCCCGACTCCGTATTGAACGTTCAGCCACTGTAGGTGGTCTTGTCAAAGGCACGAAGACGGGGGAGCCTCGCTGGGTAGATCTTGGGCCGAAGACCCTTGACCGGCTGCGGAAGCATCTCACCTGGGTTGAGGCTGAGGCCATTGCCCATGAGCGGGAAAATGAGTGGCTCTTTCCTTCAGAAACAGGAACCTTGCTGGATGATCGTCATATTGCTAGATCTATGCGGAGCGTTCTGAAGAAAGCTGAGCTACCCGCGTTTAGCCCTTACGATCTTCGGCATACGTACGCAAGCCTTCTTCTCTCGCAGGGAGTGCCATTGCTGTACGTTGCACAGCAGCTAGGCCACGCGAAACCCACGATCACGCTAAGGTACTATGCTCGATGGATTCCTAGCGGTAATGCTAACCATGTCGGTCTCTTGGAGAGGACACCAGTACGGACACCAAGTAGAGTGTCCGTTGAGGTAAGTTCGTCAGGCGTAGTGTAA
- a CDS encoding HU family DNA-binding protein, which translates to MAKSMTKSQIADHLAQKSGLTKKAAVQLLDDFAALAYREAKNVFTVPGIGKLKLANRKARIGRNPQTGEEIKIPAKRVVKFRVAKVAKDSILGKK; encoded by the coding sequence ATGGCTAAATCAATGACCAAGTCGCAGATTGCCGATCACCTGGCTCAAAAGTCAGGGCTGACCAAAAAGGCGGCTGTTCAACTGCTGGACGATTTTGCCGCCTTGGCCTATCGCGAAGCAAAGAATGTCTTCACCGTCCCCGGTATCGGCAAGCTTAAGTTGGCCAACCGGAAGGCGCGCATCGGCCGCAATCCTCAGACCGGCGAGGAAATCAAGATTCCGGCCAAGCGCGTGGTCAAGTTCCGTGTGGCCAAGGTGGCGAAGGACTCCATCCTCGGCAAGAAATAA
- a CDS encoding MoaD/ThiS family protein: MVTISLMGQLQTVDGERDLAVELAAPMSVRQVIQRQGLQLRHLLQLIREKKVLVTINKRIASDDSLVHDGDAIRLVGHDGFGGSGLGPTHS; encoded by the coding sequence ATGGTGACGATTTCGCTGATGGGACAACTGCAGACGGTGGACGGAGAACGGGATCTTGCCGTCGAACTCGCCGCGCCCATGTCGGTCCGGCAAGTGATCCAACGCCAGGGCTTACAGCTGCGCCACCTCCTGCAGCTGATCCGAGAGAAGAAAGTTCTCGTCACGATCAACAAGCGAATCGCCAGCGACGACTCGCTGGTCCACGACGGAGACGCCATTCGGCTGGTCGGACACGACGGATTCGGCGGCAGCGGTCTCGGCCCCACCCATTCCTGA
- the rfbC gene encoding dTDP-4-dehydrorhamnose 3,5-epimerase: MPLRVTTIDIPGLLVLEPAVVRDHRGLFVETYHVQRYQDAGIMESFVQDNISRSVRGTLRGLHFQEPHAQGKLVMAVEGSVYDVVVDIRVGSPTFGRWYGLELSDQNLRQIYIPTGCAHGFCVTSETAIFLYKCTDYYSPKDEHGVLWNDPALAIPWPVTNPILSAKDRQYLPLAQVKDELPLYKETESRGGERR; the protein is encoded by the coding sequence TTGCCCTTGCGCGTAACCACCATCGACATTCCCGGCCTGTTGGTGCTTGAACCGGCGGTCGTTCGAGACCACCGGGGACTCTTCGTGGAAACCTACCACGTCCAGCGTTATCAGGACGCTGGCATTATGGAATCGTTCGTCCAGGACAATATTTCCCGGTCGGTGCGGGGGACGTTGCGCGGGCTGCATTTTCAGGAGCCTCACGCACAGGGCAAGCTGGTCATGGCCGTGGAGGGAAGCGTCTACGATGTGGTGGTCGACATCCGCGTCGGGTCCCCGACCTTCGGACGATGGTACGGCCTCGAATTGTCCGATCAGAACCTGCGGCAGATCTACATCCCGACCGGGTGTGCGCACGGCTTCTGCGTCACGAGCGAAACCGCAATCTTCCTGTACAAGTGCACGGACTACTATTCGCCCAAGGATGAGCACGGGGTGCTCTGGAACGATCCGGCGCTGGCGATCCCCTGGCCGGTCACCAATCCGATTCTGTCCGCAAAGGACCGGCAATACCTTCCGTTGGCTCAAGTGAAGGACGAGTTGCCGTTGTACAAGGAGACCGAGTCCAGAGGCGGGGAAAGGCGTTGA
- a CDS encoding rubrerythrin family protein, whose protein sequence is MGKSLNGTKSHDNLKHAFAGESQANRRYLYFARRADIEGYPDVGGLFRDTSEAETGHAFGHLDFLKEVGDPATGVAIGNTEANLKSAIEGETYEYTQMYPGMAKTARDEGFAELAEWFETLAKAERSHANRFQKGLDSLKS, encoded by the coding sequence ATGGGGAAGAGTTTGAATGGAACCAAGAGTCACGACAATCTCAAACATGCATTCGCGGGCGAATCGCAAGCTAACCGCCGATACCTGTATTTTGCCCGACGGGCAGATATCGAAGGCTATCCCGACGTCGGTGGACTGTTTCGCGACACGTCGGAGGCGGAGACGGGCCACGCGTTCGGGCACCTGGATTTTCTGAAGGAAGTGGGCGACCCGGCCACCGGCGTGGCGATCGGGAACACCGAAGCCAATCTGAAGTCCGCCATCGAAGGGGAGACCTACGAGTATACGCAGATGTATCCCGGCATGGCGAAGACGGCGCGTGATGAAGGCTTTGCCGAGCTGGCCGAATGGTTCGAAACCTTGGCCAAGGCCGAGCGGTCGCACGCGAATCGCTTTCAAAAGGGACTCGACAGCCTCAAAAGCTGA
- a CDS encoding heterodisulfide reductase-related iron-sulfur binding cluster codes for MKALSLITPVDPVKLDRETLRIYEICEGCRRCFNLCPSFNTLLDRIDSYEGAVAKLTPEDHHRVVDECYYCKLCFNHCPYTPPHQYDLDFPLLMVLWKKRLAAERGVRWRDRLLIMTDLIGQLGSLTAPLTNRLLESRLARRLLELILGVHRERHVLHFARETFPVWFGRRGVPPRPAPIRKVALFSSCLVNYQATDVGKATVQVLEKNGVEVVLPEQRCCGMPSFDLGDNRAIGVAARANVDSLYPWVAQGYDVVVPTVSCSLMLKREYQEVISDEKTKRLAERTFDICEYLMKMKKDGQLSTDFRHKPGRVAYQVPCHLRDQNIGFKSKELMECAGAQVDVIEKCSGHDGTWSAKTEFFPLSLTIAAKAVRVIEKAPADVIASDCPLAGLQLDQAGASAHVGGRASLHPIQIVRDAYGLPK; via the coding sequence ATGAAAGCCCTCAGTCTCATCACTCCCGTCGATCCCGTCAAACTGGACAGGGAAACGCTCAGGATCTATGAGATATGCGAAGGCTGCCGGCGCTGTTTCAATCTGTGCCCTTCCTTCAACACGCTCCTCGACCGCATCGACAGCTACGAGGGCGCCGTCGCCAAACTGACGCCGGAGGATCACCATCGGGTGGTGGACGAGTGTTACTACTGTAAACTCTGCTTCAACCACTGTCCGTACACGCCGCCTCATCAGTACGATCTCGACTTTCCCCTGCTGATGGTGCTGTGGAAGAAGCGGTTGGCGGCGGAACGAGGCGTGCGCTGGCGGGACCGCCTCTTGATCATGACCGACCTCATCGGACAACTGGGGAGTCTGACGGCCCCCCTGACGAACCGTCTCCTGGAAAGCAGGCTGGCTCGCCGCCTGCTCGAACTCATCCTAGGTGTCCATCGAGAGCGGCACGTGCTCCATTTTGCGCGCGAGACATTTCCCGTTTGGTTCGGCCGGCGTGGGGTGCCGCCTCGACCGGCCCCGATCCGCAAGGTGGCCCTGTTTTCGAGTTGCTTGGTGAACTACCAGGCGACGGATGTCGGAAAGGCGACGGTGCAGGTGCTCGAAAAGAACGGGGTGGAGGTGGTGTTGCCGGAGCAGCGTTGCTGTGGCATGCCGAGCTTCGACCTTGGCGACAACCGGGCGATCGGCGTCGCCGCACGGGCGAATGTGGACTCGCTCTATCCCTGGGTTGCACAGGGCTACGACGTCGTCGTTCCGACCGTCAGCTGCAGCCTCATGCTCAAGCGGGAGTATCAGGAAGTGATCTCCGACGAGAAGACGAAGCGGCTCGCCGAACGAACGTTCGACATATGCGAATATCTGATGAAAATGAAAAAGGACGGTCAGCTGTCGACCGATTTTAGACACAAGCCAGGACGCGTCGCTTACCAGGTTCCCTGCCATCTGCGGGACCAGAACATCGGGTTCAAATCCAAGGAATTGATGGAATGTGCCGGCGCGCAGGTCGACGTCATCGAGAAGTGTTCGGGACATGACGGGACCTGGTCGGCAAAAACCGAATTCTTCCCGCTTTCGCTGACCATCGCCGCCAAAGCCGTTCGGGTCATCGAGAAGGCTCCGGCCGACGTGATCGCCTCCGACTGTCCTCTGGCGGGCCTGCAGTTGGATCAGGCCGGCGCGTCGGCCCACGTCGGGGGGAGAGCTTCGCTCCATCCGATCCAGATTGTTCGTGACGCCTACGGGTTACCCAAGTGA
- a CDS encoding DUF3501 family protein: MKRLIQEDILSIEEYERQRERLRSGIIELKRRRRIALGPVITLVFENRETLQFQVQEMIRVERIMDPRKIQDELDVYNELLPSRDELSATLLIEITEEAKMKEWLDRFMGLDQGEKLAIASGAERAVGLFEGGHSHETKISAVHFVRFRPSARLKRALADLRQAVTIVVDHNGYRMDVPVPGTMREEWLADLRESP; this comes from the coding sequence GTGAAGCGGTTGATTCAAGAGGATATTCTCTCCATTGAGGAGTATGAACGGCAGCGGGAGCGGTTACGGTCCGGGATCATCGAACTCAAGCGCCGCCGGCGGATTGCGCTCGGACCGGTCATCACGCTGGTCTTCGAGAACCGCGAGACGCTGCAGTTCCAAGTCCAGGAAATGATCCGCGTGGAACGTATCATGGATCCGCGCAAGATCCAGGACGAGTTGGACGTCTATAACGAGCTGTTGCCCTCACGCGATGAGCTCAGCGCCACCCTCTTGATCGAGATCACCGAGGAAGCGAAGATGAAGGAGTGGCTCGATCGATTCATGGGACTGGACCAGGGCGAGAAGCTGGCTATTGCGAGCGGGGCCGAGCGGGCCGTTGGGCTGTTCGAAGGGGGCCATAGCCATGAAACCAAGATCAGCGCAGTGCATTTCGTGCGGTTCCGTCCGTCGGCTCGATTGAAACGTGCCTTGGCGGATCTGCGCCAAGCCGTCACCATCGTGGTCGATCACAACGGGTATCGAATGGACGTACCCGTGCCGGGAACCATGCGGGAAGAATGGCTTGCCGACTTGCGCGAAAGCCCGTAA
- a CDS encoding 6-carboxytetrahydropterin synthase, whose amino-acid sequence MAPVLLTKRIEFAAAHRYFRPEWDEAKNRAVFGRCFNPPAHGHNYLLEVTVSGDVDPQTGMVINLFDLKRVLLGMIEEFDHKNLNLDMPYFVDRIPTSENLARVLWTKLESQPDIGTLHAVRLYEDEDLFAEITAAGGLDTVNVTRRYSFTTMQEDNQGRQWDCFVTVQGHIDPVTGMVTDIAVLNRLVEEHVLAMLDRRDLREVFARNAVTGPSLIEFIWTSLVSRIPSGKLVHLQLVHSRDLSFSYSA is encoded by the coding sequence ATGGCTCCCGTTCTCTTGACCAAACGGATCGAATTCGCGGCCGCGCACCGCTATTTCCGGCCCGAATGGGACGAAGCTAAGAATCGCGCGGTATTCGGGCGCTGCTTCAACCCTCCCGCGCATGGGCACAATTACCTGCTCGAAGTCACCGTGTCGGGCGACGTGGATCCCCAGACCGGCATGGTCATCAACCTCTTCGATCTGAAGCGCGTGCTGCTGGGGATGATCGAGGAGTTCGATCATAAGAATCTCAATCTCGATATGCCGTATTTCGTCGACCGGATCCCCACGTCGGAGAACCTGGCGCGAGTTCTGTGGACCAAACTCGAGTCTCAACCCGATATCGGCACGCTGCACGCCGTCCGGCTGTATGAGGATGAGGATCTTTTTGCCGAGATCACGGCTGCCGGCGGGTTGGATACGGTCAACGTCACCCGGCGCTATTCCTTCACAACGATGCAGGAAGACAATCAAGGCCGGCAATGGGATTGTTTCGTGACCGTTCAAGGACACATCGACCCCGTCACCGGGATGGTTACCGACATTGCGGTTTTGAATCGGTTGGTGGAGGAGCATGTTCTCGCGATGTTGGACCGACGGGACCTTCGCGAGGTCTTTGCACGGAACGCCGTAACCGGGCCGTCTCTCATCGAATTCATCTGGACCTCGCTCGTCTCGCGCATCCCCTCAGGGAAGCTCGTCCATCTGCAGCTCGTTCATTCGCGCGATCTCTCCTTCAGTTACTCGGCGTGA
- a CDS encoding ATP-binding protein — translation MSPSKHPQYDARSLLNSQPVSVTVIDPATYHVQFQNETGFKKFGDIAGQACYKKLADCTSPCIFCRMPEALATDSVVSQEVALPGDKHLLIHWSKAATADGRTHVIETIVDITERKRTEHALRQSQKLEAVGRLAGGIAHDFNNLMMVVIGHAHRVLQQLGGHPARQELERISQAGMRAAALTKKLLTFSRQQVFEPKELHVNQAIREMEDILRQLIGEQIQTVVVLHPHTGHALADPVQLGQVVMNLVLNARDAMPDGGLLNIETDNAELDEEFARLHPGAKPGSYVKLVVQDAGCGMSAETMSRIFEPFFTTKGPDKGTGLGLATAYGIVKQSQGYIEVTSELGRGSRFCVYLPRVERSTTETAPLKKDAHQSVAQEMILVVEDEESIRKLIAVILQDQGYHVLSAVDGIEALQRLQTLKGRCDLVITDVIMPRMKSAAFIEGVKAMRPETKVLYMSGYAGDTLQANGVADGVPFLQKPFLPSTLIEKVHELLLPGAAR, via the coding sequence ATGTCACCGAGCAAGCATCCACAGTACGACGCTCGATCGCTGCTGAACTCCCAGCCGGTCAGTGTGACGGTCATCGACCCGGCGACGTATCATGTCCAGTTTCAAAATGAGACAGGTTTCAAGAAGTTCGGCGACATCGCCGGTCAAGCCTGTTACAAGAAGCTCGCCGATTGCACTTCTCCCTGTATCTTTTGTCGCATGCCGGAGGCGCTGGCCACGGACTCGGTCGTGTCGCAGGAGGTGGCCCTCCCCGGCGACAAGCACCTCCTGATCCATTGGTCCAAGGCCGCAACGGCCGACGGTCGGACCCACGTGATCGAAACGATCGTCGATATCACCGAGCGCAAACGAACCGAGCATGCGCTGCGTCAGTCGCAGAAGCTGGAAGCCGTGGGCCGGCTGGCCGGCGGAATCGCCCATGATTTCAATAACCTCATGATGGTGGTCATCGGACATGCCCACCGCGTCCTGCAGCAGCTCGGGGGACACCCGGCCAGGCAAGAACTCGAACGGATCAGCCAGGCCGGTATGCGGGCGGCGGCCTTGACCAAGAAGCTCCTGACTTTTAGCCGGCAACAGGTGTTCGAGCCAAAGGAGCTTCACGTCAACCAAGCGATCCGAGAGATGGAAGATATTCTTCGACAGCTGATCGGCGAACAGATTCAGACCGTCGTCGTCCTTCATCCCCATACGGGGCATGCCCTCGCCGACCCGGTGCAGCTCGGACAGGTGGTCATGAATTTGGTCTTAAATGCCCGCGATGCGATGCCGGATGGAGGCTTGCTCAACATCGAAACCGACAATGCGGAGTTGGACGAGGAGTTCGCCCGTCTGCATCCAGGTGCCAAACCCGGATCCTATGTCAAGCTTGTGGTACAGGACGCGGGATGCGGCATGAGCGCCGAGACGATGTCCCGTATTTTTGAGCCGTTCTTTACGACGAAGGGGCCGGATAAGGGAACCGGGTTGGGATTGGCCACCGCCTACGGCATCGTGAAGCAAAGCCAGGGATACATCGAAGTCACAAGCGAGCTCGGACGAGGGTCCCGCTTCTGCGTGTACCTCCCGCGTGTCGAACGATCGACCACCGAAACTGCACCGCTGAAAAAAGACGCGCACCAGTCCGTCGCTCAAGAAATGATCCTGGTCGTGGAAGACGAAGAGAGCATCCGAAAACTCATCGCGGTCATCTTGCAGGACCAGGGGTATCATGTGCTGTCGGCGGTCGACGGCATCGAAGCGCTTCAGCGACTGCAGACATTGAAGGGTCGATGCGACCTGGTCATTACCGACGTGATCATGCCGCGGATGAAGAGCGCCGCCTTCATCGAGGGCGTGAAGGCTATGAGGCCGGAGACCAAAGTGCTGTACATGTCCGGCTACGCCGGGGACACGCTGCAGGCCAACGGAGTCGCCGATGGTGTCCCGTTTCTTCAGAAACCGTTCCTTCCTAGTACCCTCATCGAAAAGGTTCACGAACTGCTCCTGCCCGGCGCCGCGCGCTAG
- a CDS encoding thioredoxin family protein, with protein sequence MSTVLDVNDENYKEFVNGAGSVVAYGLATCEPCKTYDPILEEIAARFPTVKVGKAKMHVPGRCREIKKTHVFETYPTTHFFAHGKLLLTREGVVAPAELASLISDHLLPSSTA encoded by the coding sequence ATGAGTACCGTACTGGACGTCAACGACGAGAACTACAAGGAATTCGTGAACGGCGCCGGTTCGGTGGTCGCCTACGGCCTCGCGACCTGTGAACCCTGCAAGACCTACGATCCGATCCTGGAAGAGATCGCCGCGCGGTTTCCAACGGTCAAAGTCGGCAAGGCCAAGATGCATGTGCCGGGGCGATGTCGCGAGATCAAGAAAACCCACGTGTTCGAGACCTATCCCACCACACATTTCTTTGCCCACGGTAAACTGCTTCTGACCCGAGAAGGAGTGGTGGCGCCGGCCGAACTCGCCTCGCTGATCTCAGACCACCTGCTGCCGTCATCGACCGCCTGA
- a CDS encoding redoxin domain-containing protein, protein MSDVAPEIKVGDTAPDFNLKDQDQKDVKLSDYRGKKNVVLCFYPLDWSPVCQGENKCLSDDFPKFQNAHAELFGISCDSFFSHKAWADAMDLKHQLLSDVHRTTAKAYGLYFEPLNCSKRATVIVDKNGKVAYVKVQEIKVAREDKDILAALAKLN, encoded by the coding sequence ATGAGCGACGTAGCCCCTGAAATCAAGGTTGGAGACACCGCCCCCGATTTCAACTTGAAGGACCAGGATCAGAAGGACGTGAAGTTGAGCGACTACCGCGGCAAGAAGAACGTGGTGCTCTGCTTCTATCCGCTGGACTGGAGCCCCGTGTGCCAGGGAGAGAACAAGTGCCTCTCGGACGACTTCCCCAAGTTCCAAAACGCGCACGCCGAATTGTTCGGCATCAGCTGCGACAGTTTCTTTTCCCACAAGGCCTGGGCTGACGCGATGGACCTCAAGCATCAGTTGCTGTCGGACGTCCATCGCACCACGGCGAAGGCATACGGCCTGTATTTCGAGCCGCTGAACTGTTCGAAACGTGCGACGGTGATCGTGGACAAGAACGGCAAGGTCGCCTATGTGAAAGTGCAGGAAATCAAGGTTGCGCGCGAGGACAAGGATATTCTCGCCGCGTTGGCGAAGCTGAACTAG
- the typA gene encoding translational GTPase TypA — MSNLRAPHDRRNDIRNIAIIAHVDHGKTTLVDALLRQTRVHRKIEDMGERILDSMDQERERGITIRAKNASVTYQGVKINIVDTPGHADFGGEVERTLRMVDGVLILVDAKEGPMPQTTFVLRKALALGHKAIVVINKIDRPDAVIDDVVNRTFDLFVHLNATDEQLDFPLVYTSAIRGIATLDVNKPGTDITPLLDTVLQKIPAPTIHSKAPLQILVLALAYDSYKGKMAVGKIQSGSIARRQQVIVVGKDGAQYPGRVSDLAVYSGLERTDVEQAEAGEIVAVAGLDEVNIGDTVADAEQPLALPRVTIDEPTVQMTFSVNNSPFAGREGKFLTSRHLRERLFKELETNVSLRVQETDSADRFLVAGRGELHLGVLIEQMRREGYELQVSQPEVILHRDGDKVTEPYEELTIQVPETYQGAVIEEVGKRRGEMRHMRLVHSDAGPSEMHLEYHIPTRGIMGLKNILLAKTRGTVIMHHVFKSYEAADKEDLLITPHGSLCAFEDGASTAYALFMTQERGVMFIGPGVEVYRGMVVGENSRDEDLDVNVCKEKHLSNMRASGSDEALILTPPREMSLEFALEYIGQDELVEVTPHNLRIRKRLLNPEDRRKARKAGK, encoded by the coding sequence ATGTCGAACTTACGCGCCCCTCACGATCGACGAAACGATATCCGCAACATCGCCATCATCGCGCACGTCGACCACGGCAAGACCACGCTCGTCGACGCCCTGCTGCGCCAGACCCGAGTCCATCGCAAGATCGAGGATATGGGGGAGCGGATTCTTGATTCGATGGACCAGGAGCGTGAACGCGGCATCACGATCCGAGCCAAGAACGCCAGCGTTACCTATCAGGGCGTCAAGATCAACATCGTCGATACGCCGGGCCATGCGGATTTCGGCGGCGAGGTGGAACGGACGCTGCGGATGGTGGATGGGGTTCTCATTCTCGTCGACGCGAAGGAAGGGCCGATGCCGCAGACGACCTTCGTGCTGCGCAAGGCGCTGGCGCTCGGTCACAAAGCCATCGTCGTCATCAACAAGATCGACCGGCCGGACGCGGTCATCGACGACGTGGTGAACCGTACCTTCGACCTGTTCGTGCATCTGAACGCTACGGATGAGCAGCTCGACTTCCCCCTCGTGTACACGTCCGCCATCAGGGGCATCGCGACGCTCGATGTCAACAAGCCCGGCACCGACATCACCCCCTTGCTCGATACGGTCTTGCAGAAGATTCCGGCTCCCACCATTCACAGCAAGGCACCCCTTCAGATCCTGGTCCTGGCGTTGGCCTACGATTCCTACAAAGGAAAGATGGCCGTGGGCAAGATCCAATCGGGCTCGATCGCGCGACGGCAACAGGTCATCGTCGTCGGGAAGGACGGCGCGCAGTATCCCGGCAGAGTTTCGGACCTCGCGGTGTACTCGGGCCTGGAACGGACGGACGTCGAGCAGGCCGAGGCCGGGGAGATCGTCGCCGTCGCAGGCCTGGACGAGGTCAATATCGGGGACACCGTGGCGGATGCGGAACAACCGTTGGCCTTGCCGCGAGTCACGATCGACGAGCCGACCGTCCAGATGACCTTTTCCGTGAACAACAGTCCGTTTGCCGGACGTGAGGGTAAGTTCCTCACCTCACGCCATCTGCGGGAACGACTCTTCAAGGAGCTCGAAACCAACGTCTCCCTGCGCGTACAGGAGACGGACAGCGCCGACCGATTTCTCGTCGCCGGCCGCGGGGAACTGCATCTTGGGGTGCTGATCGAACAAATGCGGAGAGAAGGGTACGAACTGCAGGTAAGCCAGCCTGAAGTCATTCTTCATCGCGACGGAGACAAGGTCACTGAGCCGTATGAAGAGCTCACGATCCAGGTGCCGGAAACCTATCAGGGCGCCGTCATCGAGGAGGTGGGCAAGCGTCGCGGCGAAATGCGCCACATGAGGCTGGTTCATTCCGACGCCGGGCCGAGCGAAATGCATCTGGAATACCACATTCCGACCCGCGGCATCATGGGACTGAAGAACATTCTACTGGCCAAGACGCGAGGCACGGTGATCATGCATCACGTATTCAAGTCCTACGAAGCGGCCGACAAGGAGGACTTGCTCATCACACCCCATGGATCGCTTTGCGCCTTCGAAGACGGGGCCAGCACCGCCTACGCTCTATTCATGACTCAGGAACGCGGCGTGATGTTCATCGGCCCGGGCGTCGAGGTGTACCGCGGGATGGTGGTCGGCGAGAACAGCCGCGACGAGGATCTCGACGTCAACGTCTGCAAGGAGAAACACCTTTCGAATATGCGCGCCTCCGGATCGGATGAGGCCTTGATCCTGACGCCGCCTCGAGAGATGTCGCTGGAGTTTGCCTTGGAGTACATCGGACAGGATGAATTGGTCGAAGTTACTCCTCACAACCTTCGCATCCGGAAGCGACTGCTCAATCCTGAAGACCGCCGCAAGGCCCGCAAAGCCGGGAAATGA